The DNA segment GGGCCATGCGCGACGCGCGGCAGGGCGTCGCCGATGCCCTGGCCGCCGAGCCGTTCGACCAGGCCGCTCTCGAGGCGGCGCTCGCCAGGGTGCGCGAGCATCAGGATGTGATCCAGGAAACGGTTCAGGCGAGTTTCGTCGATGCCGCCTCAAAGCTGCCACGCGACGAGCGTATCAAGCTGGCCAAGGGCGGCGAGCGCTTCATGCGCCGGATGTTCGATCCACGCCGTGACGAAAAGCGGGATCGACCGCCCCCGCCCCTGCTGGAACCTCATCCCTGACCGGCAACGGGGGCCGCGTGGGACCCTCGAGATGGCGGTGTTTCCCGA comes from the Iodidimonas sp. SYSU 1G8 genome and includes:
- a CDS encoding periplasmic heavy metal sensor, producing MTRAEKWLLAGLGISVALNGLFAAMIFFHPGHPRDRHGPDVRLGRMEEHLSANSRAVLKETVQARRDTLASEFGAMRDARQGVADALAAEPFDQAALEAALARVREHQDVIQETVQASFVDAASKLPRDERIKLAKGGERFMRRMFDPRRDEKRDRPPPPLLEPHP